The DNA window CTGGCCACACAGTAAAACAAAACCCAGATGTACTATGATACAGTTGAGGTAAAAGGGGAAACAAAAGATTTAACATTCGCCCacgaaagatttttttttcctttttcttgattttgtcaGAAAAATACCAAGCACAgtgctttaaatttaaaaaaaagtcacaaaaaccTGTTTTTAGCAGAAGAGAATGACCAACGGGGCCGGGGCCAGGGCCAGCTCATCGGCTCAGACGTGATCACTATCGGTTTTCCTAATAATCCACAAATCCACAAGGATGTATAAGTCAACATCAGGGGGGAGTGGtggcataaaattaaaaaatataacccAAATACCCCCACCTGGTATACCCCCTTTACCTCTACCCTCCCTAACGctttcccacccccactccacacCCCCTCATGACCCCAACACTTAAATCTCCATCAGATCTAGGTCAGCTTCTTCAAAGCCATAGAAGGACTCGGTCTCGCTTTCACCCTCAAAGAGCTGGTGAAGGCTTTCAGGCTCAACTGTCTCTTCAGGAGATGACCTGGGTCGGGGAGTGGAAGCTGAGGCCTCCTCAGACTGTTCCCCACTCAGCTTCAGTTGCTCCTCTAGGGAGGCAATTAGCTCCTCCTGCATGTCAGCATTTCTTGTAGGTGAGTTAATGTTGCCATCAGGGCCAGGCAAAACGCTGGCCACAAGGAAGGACCGCTGAACTAGCTCTGGACAGTCCCCAATGACACCAAGCACCTCAGCCAGCCAGACCAGAACCAGTTGAAGCAGGACATCAGAATCACATGCACTATCTGCCATTTCCCGAGCCTGCTCCTTCCACTTTTTGTGCAGGAAGTTCTTGACAGTTCGTTTGATGCACACATCTAATGGCTGGATTTTGGAGCTACAGCCTGCTGGGACAACTGCAGGCAAAGTGCTAGAGGCACTAAGCATGGCCAGCACCTCTTCTGACAGGTGAGTGCGATGACAGTCCATCACAAGCATGCCTCTGCTGCGCTGGCAAGCGGTGTGCTTCTGCCACACTCGGGCTGACCACAGCTCCATGATCTCGTCGTCGCTGTAGCCACTCTCCTTCGCCTCTAGCAAGATAGAGTCTGGCACATTAGCAGGCTGATCCATCTGTCCTCGGTAGAAAACCAGGGTAGGGAGGACAGTGCCATCTGCCAGAATGGCCAGCACCACATCACACCAAGGCTCCCCTGTGCCCACTGTCTGCAGGGCATTCTCCTTTCGGTCATCACTGCTCAGTACCTCCGTATCCAGGAACAAGGAGACCTCATCAATAGCCACAATCATAGACAAGGGTAAGTCCTGGTTGTGAATCTGCCGTTGTACAAATTCAATGAAGAGTCCTGCATTCTCTGCCACATCCTTAGGTAGAGTGTGGGCCACAGCTCGCCGAGCGTGCGGAGTCAGGTGGTGCCGTAGCATGAAACGCACAGCCCACTCATAAGAGATCTTAAACCCCCCCTCCAAAGAACGTCCTATTTTGGTGGCCTTCTGGAACAAGGTCTCCTCATTTACAGGTAGCTGTTGCTCTCGTTGGGTCAGCACCCACTCAGCCAGTTTCTCTTCTGCCTCTAAGCTCAGATATTTGCCCTCCAGATTCTCCCCCTGTGAGGCCTGGAAGCGCCGAAGCCAACGCCGGATGCGTCGTTGGGGGTTTCGGAAGTGTTCAGCTGCCTGTTCCGTATTGCAGCACAGGGCAAACAGTACCACTCGGAGCTTCTTCACAGAAAGCTGCTCCTTCTTGCCAATCACACTGCTACTACCACCCCCTGATGCTGGCTCAGGCTCCTGGGTGACTGGGCTCCCTTCATCCTGGTCATCGACATTCAGACATTCGGCCCCCTCCGTAGCCAAGGGTGGAAGGGCTAAAGGCTGGGGATGAgtgggggttggtggtggggTTGCAGTTGAGGCTGGTGACGGGAGTGCCTGGGCCATGGGAGCTGGTAGCTCTTCAGGCTCAGCTGGGGTGGCGCCCGCAGATTTCACAGTGGCAGCTTTAatagaggggaaggaaggaggagggtacAAATTCTTCAAGTTCCGGTCGTGCACTCGGTCACGAGTCTGGCCATGCCTAAAGGGTTAGCAACGAGAGGAGGAAAAAGCTCAGTTAAactagaagaatgaaataataatagtagtagtagtaataataaagaCCAAACatactataaaatagaaattaaaccaTCAAGCGAGTTTCTGTTACCTTGAGTGAGATATCCAAGTGAGTCCTATGGGaaataagacaataaaaaaatgttaGCTCAGTGAAGAAACAAACCCTCCAAAGACAGTGCTTTAGATttcaacaaaaaagcaaacctaCTGCCTTCCCAGTCTTATATAAACTTCAGGTTAGAATGCTTCCAATTTGCTGAAGTGTATCTCAACAGTGAATGGGTTAGGCCAGGTAGAGATGCACCAGACTCATGGTATGACCTGTATCCTTAGCTTTTTTCCCTAACCCCCAACTCTCCTACTTACCCCGTGGCAGGATGCTACTGGATCTGTGAGAGGGGTTGAATACCAAATGCTTAGCCATGGCATCTCCCACAGAAGTAACAAAGGTACATGAAGTGCAGGCCAGCTTGATTCCACTAAGAAAGAGAGTCAAGAGTACATGAGACAAATGTAGTAGTGACACTAGAGAGAGTTAAGCTTTGAGGCTTAATAAAGAGTGTCCCTCCATTCTCCTCTCTCTCAAATTAATTCATATATCCACCCCCCAAAATAATAAAAGGGATTTAatataaaaacttgaaaaattaacAGACCATCAATAAGTTTTTTGTTACCTCACAGAATTTTTAAACAAAGCCAAATACTTGGGGCTCTTCCGTGGAACATGATTGctgagaaagacaaacaaaaagtgGTATGAGTTACGTGGTTCTGCTTGCTAAACTAGAGATCACCAGCGATTGACAATGCCCCAAGAGCAATGCCTCTTCACTCAATCCTAACCTCAACCCAAGCCTGTTTTCCTATCACATTAATATTTCCTATTAACATGCAAACGaatcatggggtggggggaaatctATTAAAAGGCACAttctggttgggggtggggtggtggtgaccAGGGTCAGACGCTACATTTCTAAGAAGCTCCCAACTAGTGCTGCTGGTCCTTGGACCACATTTTGGGTAGCAAGGTCCTACAGAATCAGAGCACAGACCATCAAAGCCAAATGAAGCCGGGTCTGGCCTCTTAACCTGCTAGGACAGGTGGACAAACAGCTCTAAAAGTTGAAGGAGGAAACCCCAGAAGCAGGGGAGGGAATGCACTGAGTTCTGGAGAACCTGAAATCCCAGACAGGAACATTGGTTTAATCGTGACTTACTTGATCATGTGGTTGGCATAAGCTCGAGAACAGCAGGTACTATAGCGACATAGAGAGCAGTGAACATAAGTAGGGAAATGATTAGGGAAATCTGGGATCTCAAAGCTGCACTCCAGACATGTCTGCCGGCCCATGACACTCCtgtcaagaaacaaggaaaattctTATTACTGCCTCAGGGGTTCCTAAACTGTAGGGGATTTAGACAACAGATACTACCTAAAAGGCTACCAGATTACACTAGCTATCAGGAATAACTGTGCCCACCCggcccccagcctccagaagaAGGCACTGACATTTTCCTAACAGCTCTCTTCTGGACGTTGCGCTGGACAGGGGGATAAAGGAAGACGGGCAGAGGGTCCGCTGAGGAGGCCAGTGGTGCTGCCTCCTGCAAGGTGCTGGGAGGGACATCACTGGAGGGTACAGGAACAGTGCGTGGCTGCCCTCGGGAAGCCCGGATTGTCACCTGTGAGTCAAGGGAAGGGATAATTAGACACTACCCACGTTAAACCTCAGAATATGGAAAATCTCTATTCCTCCCCTTCTTGGATCTGTAAAGGGAATGTCAACAAACCCTTTACCTTGGTGCCTGGTTTCAAACCTTCCAGCTGCTTGGGTTTACGGAAGGTTTTATGGTGCTGAAGCTTGTGTTCAATTTTGTCCTTGGCAAAGAGAAACTGCAGCCGGcatttgttgcaatgataaacaTTCCTCTTCTGAAGGGGGAATAAAAAGAGACAGAATCCTTTAAAGGCTCCCAATGAATTTTCTTCCCTGAGGAGAGGGTACATCATTGCCAATCGTATTCTTCCCACCCTTCTGTTGATAAtttaacagaggaaaaaagagaaatatacaacATAACACCAaacctattattttttaatctttttatataactttattttgaagtaaagtTACAAACCTATTACTGGGTGGTGAAAATCATCACCTCCCATGCTCCCAGAGAAAGGCAGACTCAAAGTCAGGATAACTAGGTCCTCAAACCATCTCCCGCTGACTTGCTTTAACAATTTGGCTGAGTGGCTTAAGCTTTCCTTGCCCCTTACTACTTCATCTTTACAGTGTGGATGGACAGTGCTACTACTTCTGgatattcttcttatttttaaaaaaataaaatatgtacgtggtaaaaaaaaaaaaatcatacttttatTCTGTACTCCTTCATGTGGTAAGCATGCCTTCAACTCCAACCCTCAGTCCCTCTCCACAGACACAACTTGTTACCAAGTTTCTTGGGTATTCTTTCACAGATAGTCTATGCACATAACCATATAGCAAACACATACGTCTCCAATCAccacctgtttttctttctctttctttaacaaAAATGATAGTCCTTTCTACACAgtgctgtttttttcctctgaacaCATCAATGCATACAGATATGCCTCCCTCCAAGGCCATTTTGAGGATTCAGTCTGCCCAGTATTGATATACGACACGTCTATGATTTCCTTCCCTAGGATAGCAAGGCTCTGTAACCTCAGCTGAGTTACAGGTGATAATTTCCATGCTACTATATGGAAATGCATTAGTGGTGGATTATCAGCAGTCACTATGTGTGAGCCTAAGAAAGTGTCTGCTTACAAGTAAGAGTGAgggcacatgtgcacacacgtggATGTTATGCACAGGTACACCCATCttgttctctcttctgttccctcTCTATGTACCTTCACTCTTCTCCTCCAGTGGCTCCTTTCCtgcagtattttaaaacaaaggcatACCTAttccatcttaaaaaaacaaacacaagagcAACAACAAATTCTCCCTTGCTACCTCTTTTCCTGGATCTACCACCCTTGGTCCTCCTCttcataaacaaatttatttttttttatatttttaaaaataaataaatttatttatttatttattgggctgtgttgggtcttcgttgctgtgcacgggctttctctaattgtggcgagcgggggctactcttcgttgtggtgcgcgggcttctcattgtggtggcttcttattgtggagcacgggctctaggcatgcgggcttcagtagttgcagcactcgagctcagtagttgtggcttgcgggctccagagtgcaggctcagtagttgtggctcacgggcctagttgctccacagcatgtgggatcttcccggaccagggctcgaacccgtgtcccctgcattggcaggcggattctcaaccactgcgccaccagggaagccctaacaaatttattttttaatttatttttttcataaacaaaTTGCTTTAAGTAAGTTGTCTCCATTTCCTTACCTCTCATCATTTGTCCAGCTGAAATTTGACTTCCACCCTGCTAACCAACAAAACGGCTAAATTAAATGCTGGCCTCTAAAGTTTCTACCTTGCTGATACCTTCCTGCAACACCTGACCACactcttttcttcaaaatacttTTGTCCCCTCAGCTTCCTTGACACCAAGACTCTTCTTGTTTTCCTTCCAGGACTATGGTCCTGGCTTTGTGGATAGAGACTTCAATGGTCCTAAGCCTTCACCTTATTCtcaatttggggggtgggggatgggggtgcaGCATAGCACTTGCAAGTTTAAAATCCACTGGATTTATATAATGATGATTCCTAAGTACCTTTCACAATCCAGGCTTTTCTCCCAGGCCTCAGACCTGTATATCCAACTACCTGTTTAATAGTCAGTTATACTTGATGTCCATAGATACTGCTAACTCAAGAATATccaaacttgggacttccctggtggtccagtggttaagactccttgcttccattgcagggggtgtgggttcgatccctggtcaggaatgaataagatcccgtgtgccacatggcatggccaaaaaatttaaaaaataatagtaataaaaaagaatatccaaACTTATAATCCTCtcctcaaaaattattttctccagtGTTCCTATCTCAATAAACAGTCCCACCATTCATTCAATTACCGAAGAGAGAATCCTGGGCACTATTCTTAACTACTCTCTCACTACCTTCACCTAAATCCATTTCTAAATCATAGATATCACTTATCTTCTCAATATCTCTCAACTCTATCCTCTTTGTCCTCATTTCAAAAGCCAATAGCCACTATCATCTCTTATCTAAACTACTGAAAAAGCCTCTGGCTTGTCTCCCTAACTCTAGTCTCAACCTCCTTCAATTCATTCTCCTTAGAGCAGCCAGTGCAATCATAACTAAAAGCAAATTTGAACACATCACTCCAGGACTAAAAATCTCTTTAATGGCTTCCCAACAACTTATTATAATAAAAGTTgaaattccttttttatggcttacAAGATTCTCCATGATCTGTTCCCTAACTTCCAACCTCCCCCTGTACCTTACACATGCCAACCACACTGAACTTCAATTTCTTGAATTTCCCTGTCTTTGAGAGCATTCTGTCCTTCTATCCCACTTCATCTGGCTCATccttactcatccttcaggtcttgaACACCCCTTTTCCTAGAAGCCTTACTAGGCTCCCAGAATAGGTACATTCTTTTTTACATCTTGTATTTCCCCTAACACAACATTCTTCTTGCTTTATTGTACTGTTTAATTGTCCTGTTTAACCACTAAATCTCTAGcatctagcccagtgcctggcacacatcattggaattcaataaatttttcaaaCACATGTATATTATCTTCTCTACCAAAATTATTTGCTTAGCTCAGTCCTGGCCCCTGTatccataattaaaaaataagaacacgGAAATTGCTTGGTGCCTGGTACCTGGTGCCTCATGTAATGCTGTTGGAATGCATTGCCATTTTTGAAGACCTTCAAGCAATAAGGGCAGAGCAGGTGCCGAGTATCCTCATGGATCATCCGAAAATGGACATCTACCTCAGAGTAGAGTGAGGAGCGATACTGACACACCTGAGTCACACAAGAAGGAAAATAAGCTAAGAGTGAAGTGAACAACTGAGGCCTTAAAAAAGAGGtagcaataaaaatgttaagatacgaaaaaaaaattttcctaaatgtatagaaatcaaattatttttctgacgTTTATTGCAGGGCTATGTTGGTGATAAATTCAGCCgtgaaataagataaaaatggGAAAGACAGGAAAGTCTGAGAACAGTCCATATTCTGACAAAGAGGAGTAGAgtttttttctgtctccaaaGGGCACATTCAGGAGACAGACACTCCCTTAGTACAGGTGTATGTTCCCAGACTGGGTTCCTCGGCTGGGTACATGCAGATATTCCTTTATGTTTTTCTCCTGCATGGGAAACCCTGAAAATAGAACCCGTGTTCACaatttcttctgtatttcctCAGTGTTCCTAAAACTGAGTGTGTGCAGTAGGTACTAGGCAATGTTCATTAGTGGATTCTTTGTATTTAGCCTGAGAGCAAAATGGCTAAAGCTCCCTGGAGAAAAAGGCAATACCTGGCAAACATAAGGCATCTCTCCAGGCTTATGAGTATCCTTCATATGCTGGAGAAACAGTGGCTCACTCTCAAACGCCCACTCACAGATCTTGCACTTGGctgtaagaagaaaaataatcaataaatccACCTGAAAATAAGACCAAAGTCCTGCTGACtcataatctttattttctctgacTCCTATATCTTCATTTTCAATAGTCAGTAAATTATGAAGTCTCTTCTagtctttctttaaaatggtTCTGTCTCAACATTTGTGCTACTGAATAAAACTATCCTTCTGTCTCTAGCTCAGACTTCTTTACCAAAGTTCCATTCTAGATTTTGAACTCTCTACGAAACATAATATTCTACCATCTACTCTAACTTAATTCAGCATCCTCCTGCTCCCCATCATTTCCCTTCTCACATCCCACCTCCTCCTGAGCTCAAAACTTAGGCATTATCTGACTCCAAACCCATGTTCTGTCACTATTATTTCAAAATGCATCAAGGAATTGTCACTTCTGCATTCTCACAGGCAGAAACTTGGTAGAAGCCCATACGATTTCCTACTGCTAATTAGCTGGCGTCTAATACCTCCTATATCTCCAATAAATACAGTATCTATTCTTTATATACCATTGCCAAAcgaattcttttaaaatactacatTACTTCATCCCTCTGCTCAAGGATAGACAATGATTATCTCCTATGaataattcaacatttattgaacgtTTACTAAATGAGGACAAATAAGGATTTGTCCTCAAAAGACTGATGATATGAACAGAACTTCTTGCCTTCTTATGAGTTATTGTGTTATTTCAGTATTAACTAATTTGagataattaaactttaaaattagcCATTTTATGAAGCTTTTATAAGGCTGCAGTTCTAAATTTTTGGCAAAAATTTTAATTGCTACATATTTTGAATTATACAGGCAAAAtatagttatttgtatttttcttaccaTTACTggaattattttcaagtttttgcaAACAAGAAAATTGTAAATTTGAAGCTCTAGGCGCTTATTTATTGGACAATGTCCAACCCCTGCCCCACACCCCCAAATGAGTgaagctgaaataaaaaacaaaaaccaggggTCTGAATCTTGGGTCCAGGGAAGAGGTCTCAGGGAACCCAGGTATCCCCTGAAATTATctgcaaaagaagtaaaatgtgtatttttctgggaagttttgtgtttatttctcaaAGGTGTCTGCAACCCATTTAGGACCACTTCCCAGAGGTACATTAGGTACAAgaacaagataaagaaataaaaaattctgccTAGAATGAGGAAAAGCTGATATATGAGCTGAACCTTGAAAGAAGAGTGGTTTGCCAGACAGAGGAGACAAGAGAAGAACATGAGCAAAGGCATGGTACTGCATGGCATGTTTGGGAAACAGTAACTAGTGGCATGacaatattttctcctgttttcttccccCTTACCTCTCAATTCAATTtgctaatctttttttcttttctagaacaCTTTTAAGCATTGGTGTTTCCCAACCTTCTGTCCAGCCTTTTCTTATTCTCTATGTTTTCCCTGGGCGATCTCATTTACCCTCAAAGGCTTTTCCTACAACCCACACATCCGCTCTATTCTTATAGGTGTCACACATCAATTAtaacaacatttattaagcaatttTTAATGCATAAACACCATGCTAagatttatatgtattatctcatacAAAGAAAATCAGTGAGAAAGGAACCAAAGGCATCAGTGGATTTAAGAGATCTCTAGTAACCTTTCACACCTATTGGAGTTGATGTCAAAAAAGATTTAAGAGGAAGAATTAActgattttccaaagtggctatccTAACACTGTCCCTCCCAGCACTATCACTCTCATCCCCCTAACACCTACCACAGTCTCCTGCTTTGAGAAAACAGGCATGAACTACTACAGCTTCTGCTTCCTGTTTTCCAAATTTGGAAGGACAGATTCCTTATGCCTTTCTAAGGCTCATCCGATCTCATCATTCCACGTATCCCATGACTTTATCAAGCAAGTGGTTCTccctttcttcagtctttttccaCATAGGACCCTCCCGACACCTGAACATGATTAATCACCCTGAAGCATCCTTCCCTCAACCCTACCTCTTCCTTATTGTCCTTAAACAAGTGTGAAGAAAAACATaatgctattaaaaattatactgttaccataattaaatataataatccATTGATGTTTTGGAGACAATTCAGGAAACTTGAAAATGAAGATACATGATATTAAACATTTATGATGAGTTCTGTTATGTCTTGACAAACATACTATggctatgtattttaaaatgtccttactTTTCAGAGATACATAATGAAGTATTTAGGAGTGAAATATCATTATGTCtataatttagtttaaaaacacttcagaaaataaaaggaaaaaaaattttcaaaactaaaaagaaaacaattggtCTCAAAATATTAACACAAAAAAATAAGCTACTTTCACGAAGGATCTGCCATGGATGCAAAAAAAgggagttataaaaaaaaaaaggggggggggaattaTAAAAGAATCCAAGAATAAGATTGATATATACTAAAGTACAGAAATGGTATTTACCTGTTTGGATCAACAATTTCTCAGGTTTTTCATCAGTGTAAATTTTAAGTCATAAGATACTCATAGATAGTCAAGGATAAAAGAGTGGTAAGCCAAGAGAAAAAGATTGATGAGGTGCTGCACTGTTTCCCATTAGGAAAAACTTATCTTTTTATGTACAGTACATATATAAGTGGAATAACAAAAACACACCCCACCAGATTCTGTATAAAAGTAGATGTTTTCACTGGGAGATTCAGATGAGTTATTTGGGCTTCCCATGACTGACAGTGAAGAATTCTGGGTCCTAACCTAGACCAAGTTGGCTACTCTGCCACTACACTGTAGTGTTATGATGTTTGATTCCAGGATCTACTCTACTCACAAATGATTAGCCCAAAGTTCCACGGTCTAATATGGTAACCACCAGTAACATGTGGCTAGTGAAGACATGAAATGTGGTGAGCCCAAACTGAGATTTGCTGTGGTGTGATATACACaccagatttaaaaagaaaagaaaaaaaaaagaatggtaaatatttcattaattttaaaattctgattacaTGCTGAGATGattttatttgggttattttgagttaaataaaatacactattaaaattaatttcacctttaaaaaatttttatttcaaatgactactaaaaatttaaaattacatatgtaacTCATTATATTTCTGAGAACCAGCACTAGTCTGAGCCACTCATGGCAATCCCATTTCCCCTGACAATATGACCAAGGCTAAGGAGATATAAAGGGAAAACAATTCTGTCTTGTAAGAAACAGACTTAGAAAAGACACAGGAAGATATGGTCTCTTCTTCATCTGCACAATTTTATATCCGATTGTATTCCTGAGACTAACACAGCCATCCTGCTATGAGCCACAGACAAGAGAACTGTTGAAAAGTACAAGACTCGCGTTCTGGGCTTGAAGCTTATTCCACACCTTGAGTCTTTTCagttaaatgatataataatagATGTCCTTAACATTTAATCCATCTTTAGTCAAGGTTTTTAATTTGCAGCAAAAATTTCTGTCTTTATGTGTTTCCTCATGCTGTTTCCCATCACCTAAAATCTTTTCTTACTACTTTCCATCCATCTAAATCCTTCGTGTATTTAAAGACCCTAAAAGTTTATGCATTACTTTCTGTGAAATCCACAAGgatcttttcccttctctgaactATTTCACCTATCACTGGTATCATACAATGCATATGATTACAGCAAATATATTGTCTTGTTCTCACATTTTCctatagttaaataatttttgtctCTTCAACAAAACTAGAAATCCCTTAAAGGACAAAGGAAATATTCTAGAAGACTGGACTCAAATCCTCACAATTTCACCATATTAGAACTGTATGCTCTTAAGCAAATGACTAAATGTTTCTGGGCTTGTATTCAGCCtgtgtttctcatctgtaagatgtaCAGTGTAGCTAACACTCCAACTCATCTTATATTTCATGAAAGCACTGTCTTAATGATAAAGTACTCTGTAACATTATCTTTT is part of the Balaenoptera musculus isolate JJ_BM4_2016_0621 chromosome 1, mBalMus1.pri.v3, whole genome shotgun sequence genome and encodes:
- the POGZ gene encoding pogo transposable element with ZNF domain isoform X2, yielding MADTDLFMECEEEELEPWQKISDVIEDSVVEDYNSVDKTTTVSVSQQPVSAPVPIAAHASVAGHLSTSTTVSSSGAQNSDSTKKTLVTLIANNNAGNSLVQQGGQPLILTQNPTPGLGTMVTQPVLRPVQVMQNANHVTSSPVASQPIFITTQGFPVRNVRPVQNAMNQVGIVLNVQQGQTVRPITLVPAPGTQFVKPTVGVPQVFSQMTPVRPGSTMPVRPTTNTFTTVIPATLTIRSTVPQSQSQQTKSTPSTSTTPTATQPTSLGHLAVQPPGQSNQNPKLVSIASFVTVKRPGVTGENSNEVAKLVNTLNTIPSLGQSPGPMVVSNNSSAHGSQRTSGPESSMKVTSSIPVFDLQDGGRKICPRCNAQFRVTEALRGHMCYCCPEMVEYQKKGKSLDSEPSVPSAAKPPSPEKTTPVASTPSSTPIPALSPPTKVPEPNENVGDAVQTKLIMLVDDFYYGRDGGKVAQLTNFPKVATSFRCPHCTKRLKNNIRFMNHMKHHVELDQQNGEVDGHTICQHCYRQFSTPFQLQCHLENVHSPYESTTKCKICEWAFESEPLFLQHMKDTHKPGEMPYVCQVCQYRSSLYSEVDVHFRMIHEDTRHLLCPYCLKVFKNGNAFQQHYMRHQKRNVYHCNKCRLQFLFAKDKIEHKLQHHKTFRKPKQLEGLKPGTKVTIRASRGQPRTVPVPSSDVPPSTLQEAAPLASSADPLPVFLYPPVQRNVQKRAVRKMSVMGRQTCLECSFEIPDFPNHFPTYVHCSLCRYSTCCSRAYANHMINNHVPRKSPKYLALFKNSVSGIKLACTSCTFVTSVGDAMAKHLVFNPSHRSSSILPRGLTWISHSRHGQTRDRVHDRNLKNLYPPPSFPSIKAATVKSAGATPAEPEELPAPMAQALPSPASTATPPPTPTHPQPLALPPLATEGAECLNVDDQDEGSPVTQEPEPASGGGSSSVIGKKEQLSVKKLRVVLFALCCNTEQAAEHFRNPQRRIRRWLRRFQASQGENLEGKYLSLEAEEKLAEWVLTQREQQLPVNEETLFQKATKIGRSLEGGFKISYEWAVRFMLRHHLTPHARRAVAHTLPKDVAENAGLFIEFVQRQIHNQDLPLSMIVAIDEVSLFLDTEVLSSDDRKENALQTVGTGEPWCDVVLAILADGTVLPTLVFYRGQMDQPANVPDSILLEAKESGYSDDEIMELWSARVWQKHTACQRSRGMLVMDCHRTHLSEEVLAMLSASSTLPAVVPAGCSSKIQPLDVCIKRTVKNFLHKKWKEQAREMADSACDSDVLLQLVLVWLAEVLGVIGDCPELVQRSFLVASVLPGPDGNINSPTRNADMQEELIASLEEQLKLSGEQSEEASASTPRPRSSPEETVEPESLHQLFEGESETESFYGFEEADLDLMEI
- the POGZ gene encoding pogo transposable element with ZNF domain isoform X3, with product MADTDLFMECEEEELEPWQKISDVIEDSVVEDYNSVDKTTTAGNSLVQQGGQPLILTQNPTPGLGTMVTQPVLRPVQVMQNANHVTSSPVASQPIFITTQGFPVRNVRPVQNAMNQVGIVLNVQQGQTVRPITLVPAPGTQFVKPTVGVPQVFSQMTPVRPGSTMPVRPTTNTFTTVIPATLTIRSTVPQSQSQQTKSTPSTSTTPTATQPTSLGHLAVQPPGQSNQNPKLAPSFPSPPAVSIASFVTVKRPGVTGENSNEVAKLVNTLNTIPSLGQSPGPMVVSNNSSAHGSQRTSGPESSMKVTSSIPVFDLQDGGRKICPRCNAQFRVTEALRGHMCYCCPEMVEYQKKGKSLDSEPSVPSAAKPPSPEKTTPVASTPSSTPIPALSPPTKVPEPNENVGDAVQTKLIMLVDDFYYGRDGGKVAQLTNFPKVATSFRCPHCTKRLKNNIRFMNHMKHHVELDQQNGEVDGHTICQHCYRQFSTPFQLQCHLENVHSPYESTTKCKICEWAFESEPLFLQHMKDTHKPGEMPYVCQVCQYRSSLYSEVDVHFRMIHEDTRHLLCPYCLKVFKNGNAFQQHYMRHQKRNVYHCNKCRLQFLFAKDKIEHKLQHHKTFRKPKQLEGLKPGTKVTIRASRGQPRTVPVPSSDVPPSTLQEAAPLASSADPLPVFLYPPVQRNVQKRAVRKMSVMGRQTCLECSFEIPDFPNHFPTYVHCSLCRYSTCCSRAYANHMINNHVPRKSPKYLALFKNSVSGIKLACTSCTFVTSVGDAMAKHLVFNPSHRSSSILPRGLTWISHSRHGQTRDRVHDRNLKNLYPPPSFPSIKAATVKSAGATPAEPEELPAPMAQALPSPASTATPPPTPTHPQPLALPPLATEGAECLNVDDQDEGSPVTQEPEPASGGGSSSVIGKKEQLSVKKLRVVLFALCCNTEQAAEHFRNPQRRIRRWLRRFQASQGENLEGKYLSLEAEEKLAEWVLTQREQQLPVNEETLFQKATKIGRSLEGGFKISYEWAVRFMLRHHLTPHARRAVAHTLPKDVAENAGLFIEFVQRQIHNQDLPLSMIVAIDEVSLFLDTEVLSSDDRKENALQTVGTGEPWCDVVLAILADGTVLPTLVFYRGQMDQPANVPDSILLEAKESGYSDDEIMELWSARVWQKHTACQRSRGMLVMDCHRTHLSEEVLAMLSASSTLPAVVPAGCSSKIQPLDVCIKRTVKNFLHKKWKEQAREMADSACDSDVLLQLVLVWLAEVLGVIGDCPELVQRSFLVASVLPGPDGNINSPTRNADMQEELIASLEEQLKLSGEQSEEASASTPRPRSSPEETVEPESLHQLFEGESETESFYGFEEADLDLMEI